One region of Clostridia bacterium genomic DNA includes:
- a CDS encoding DUF1292 domain-containing protein, with amino-acid sequence MSEEKKDFVVDLLPEDSGEIITLYDEEENEVPFYQIACIEHNNDFYAMLQPVEEVEGIEEDEVIVLKMLEAKDEEDDIFEPVTDEELLDKIYEAYIKAVEEENNKEEE; translated from the coding sequence ATGTCTGAAGAAAAGAAAGATTTTGTGGTAGATTTGCTACCCGAAGACAGTGGAGAAATAATTACATTGTATGATGAAGAGGAGAATGAAGTGCCTTTTTATCAGATAGCCTGCATAGAACATAACAATGATTTTTATGCAATGCTTCAGCCTGTCGAAGAAGTTGAAGGCATTGAAGAAGATGAAGTTATCGTTTTGAAAATGCTGGAAGCCAAAGACGAGGAAGACGATATTTTTGAACCTGTAACTGATGAAGAGTTGTTGGACAAAATATATGAGGCTTATATTAAGGCTGTTGAAGAAGAAAACAATAAGGAAGAAGAATAG
- the ruvX gene encoding Holliday junction resolvase RuvX has translation MRTLGIDYGDKRIGLAISDELGIIANPLEVYYRKTLEEDFKHLEKIITEKKVNNIVIGLPINMDGTLGERAQLTKEFGEQLASRFNLPIIYVDERWTSIESERILIESNVRREKRKTLIDKMAAQNILQRYLDSPKTNKNS, from the coding sequence ATGAGAACTCTTGGAATAGATTATGGCGACAAAAGAATAGGACTAGCTATAAGTGATGAACTGGGAATTATAGCAAACCCTTTAGAAGTTTATTATAGGAAAACTTTGGAAGAAGATTTTAAACATCTTGAAAAAATTATTACCGAAAAAAAAGTTAATAATATAGTAATAGGACTTCCTATTAATATGGATGGAACTTTGGGCGAGCGTGCACAACTGACCAAAGAGTTTGGAGAGCAGCTTGCCTCAAGATTTAATTTGCCTATCATATACGTTGACGAAAGATGGACTTCTATCGAATCAGAAAGGATTTTGATAGAAAGCAATGTCAGACGAGAGAAACGTAAGACTTTGATAGACAAAATGGCTGCACAAAATATTTTGCAGAGATATTTGGACAGTCCCAAAACAAATAAAAACAGTTAA
- the gdhA gene encoding NADP-specific glutamate dehydrogenase, with amino-acid sequence MNAYVKSVIANVKAKHINEPEFVQAVEEVLTSISPMIDKHPEYEKVDLINRMVVPERMFTFRVVWMDDAGNYHTNTGYRCQFNGAIGPYKGGIRFQSNVYPGIIKFLAFEQTFKNSLTGMPIGGGKGGSDFDPSGKSDAEIMRFCQSFMTALYRYIGPDVDVPAGDMGVGSREIGYLYGQYRRIKGVWENGVLTGKGLSYGGSLIRPEATGYGAMYYLDEVLKTKGEEMKGKTIAISGYGNVSWGICKKAMHMGAKVVTISGRDGYIYDPDGVSSSEEKVNFMLEMRSKGLGIKSYADKFKVKFYPGAKPWGVKADIVMPSATQNEVDLETAKQIVANGVKYYIEVANMPTKNDALSYLLSQKDIVVAPSKAANAGGVGVSALEMSQNSERLVWTQEEVDAQLKKMMINIHKASKEAAEEYGLGYNLVAGANLAGFKKVAEAMIAQGVF; translated from the coding sequence ATGAATGCCTATGTAAAAAGTGTTATAGCCAATGTCAAGGCTAAACACATCAATGAACCTGAGTTTGTACAAGCTGTGGAAGAAGTTTTGACTTCTATTTCCCCCATGATTGACAAGCATCCCGAGTACGAAAAAGTCGATTTGATAAATCGTATGGTTGTACCCGAAAGAATGTTCACTTTCCGTGTCGTATGGATGGATGATGCTGGCAATTATCACACCAATACCGGTTATCGCTGCCAATTTAATGGCGCAATAGGTCCGTACAAGGGCGGTATTCGTTTTCAGTCCAACGTATATCCCGGCATTATTAAGTTCTTAGCATTTGAACAAACCTTCAAAAACTCTTTGACAGGAATGCCTATCGGCGGCGGTAAAGGCGGTTCTGACTTTGATCCATCAGGAAAATCAGATGCCGAAATTATGCGTTTCTGCCAGTCCTTTATGACCGCATTATACAGATATATCGGACCAGATGTGGATGTACCCGCTGGAGATATGGGTGTAGGCAGCCGAGAAATCGGTTATCTATACGGTCAATACAGAAGAATAAAAGGTGTTTGGGAAAACGGTGTTTTGACTGGTAAGGGCTTATCTTATGGCGGATCATTAATTCGTCCTGAAGCTACAGGATACGGCGCCATGTATTATCTTGATGAAGTCCTAAAGACCAAAGGCGAAGAAATGAAAGGAAAGACAATTGCTATATCTGGTTATGGCAATGTTTCTTGGGGTATCTGCAAAAAGGCTATGCATATGGGCGCTAAGGTTGTTACCATTTCTGGTCGTGATGGTTATATCTATGATCCGGACGGCGTATCAAGTTCTGAAGAAAAAGTCAATTTTATGCTAGAAATGCGTTCAAAAGGTCTTGGCATTAAGAGTTATGCTGACAAATTCAAAGTTAAATTCTATCCTGGTGCTAAGCCTTGGGGTGTAAAGGCTGATATTGTTATGCCCTCCGCCACCCAAAACGAAGTTGATTTGGAAACCGCTAAACAAATCGTTGCCAACGGCGTTAAGTATTATATCGAAGTCGCTAACATGCCTACTAAGAACGATGCGCTTAGCTATCTATTGTCACAAAAAGATATAGTGGTTGCTCCTTCAAAGGCAGCTAATGCTGGCGGCGTAGGTGTTTCTGCTTTAGAAATGTCTCAAAACTCTGAACGTCTTGTTTGGACACAAGAAGAAGTTGACGCTCAATTGAAAAAGATGATGATTAATATTCATAAAGCTTCCAAAGAAGCAGCTGAAGAATATGGACTGGGATACAACCTAGTAGCAGGCGCAAACCTTGCAGGTTTCAAAAAAGTTGCCGAAGCTATGATCGCGCAAGGCGTATTTTAA